The genomic window GCACGGCGATGGACTATTACCTGGAACTGGTTCAGGCCCGCAACATGGCGGCGTACAACTACACCACGCTGGTGGCGCAATTATTGAATCTGAAGACGCAGCACGACCAGGTCTACGACACCATCCAGCACCTCAATGCCGAGGTCGCGCGCCATCAGGACAATGTGCTGCCGATCTACACCGCTTTTGTCAAAGACGCCTACGAAGACCTGCAGCGCAATCTGCTGCGCAACATCTATCAGGAGAATCGTGCCTACCAGTACTGGGCCTTGCGCGATCGACAGCTCAAGACCAGCGATCTGAACATCGCGACGCTGGCTGCCACCCATGAACGATTGATCAGTGAAATCGACGGCTTCCGCGAAGACAACGAAGCATTCTCCGACTTCACCCAGAAGCTGACGATTTCCGCCGAGCGCTACCCCAACGAATTCGCAGCGATGCTTGCCTCGCGGTCCCTGGCCTTTCGACTGCGCATTCGCGATGAGCCCGGATTCATGAACATGTCGCATGTGATTGCGCGCAAGTTCCGGCTGGAGTTCCCCGAGATCGATGGCGGCGATCATGTGCTGTTCGTCAATCTGGTGCACAGCGGACAGGCACTGCTCAACAGCGATGTCAATCTGGACAAACCCGGCGTGCTCCACCAGTTCAGCCACAGACCACGCATCCGCCCCTACCGCATTGACTACAAGGACCAGACCAATGTCGCGGGTGGAAATCTGGGCGAAGGCGATCAAGGCTACATCGGTCTCAGCCCATTTGCCGTTTGGCGCATCGACTTCGACATCAACGGCAATCAATGGCTGGACCTGAGCAAGCTCAAGACCGTCATCCTGACTTTCGAGGGTCGCATGCTCGGCCCGGGGCGGCGATTGAATTAGCGCTGCGCGCGACCTGCGTCTCCCTTTGACCATGATCGGCGTTCCTGTCATGCCCGAACCTACCGAATACATGGCCAAGACCTGCGTTGCGCCGCCGATGGTCCTGTAGCACGGTTACGGATTCGTCAGCGGCTTCATCAGTTTCGGTGAGACGTTTGCGAGGTTGCCATGGATCACTTCGCGCGGGCAGGTGCGGCGAGCGCCGCGCGCAGCTCACCCATCAGTTTTCGATCTGGCGACTGCGGCACCAAGGCATCGTCAAGGACGGCCTCGCCACGCGACAGCGCCTGGACCGCCACGTCGGCTCGACCCAGTTGCGTGGCAAGTCGAGCGAGCTGCAGTTCCGTCAACGCGGCGCGGATCGAGCGCGTTCCCTGGTATTGACGCAGTGACTGCGCCAGGCTCGTCAAGCGTCCGAGATCATCCGCGTCGCCTTCGCTGGATGCGAGCAGCCAGGCGAAGCGCATGGTGCGCGCAATGTCCGCAGCACCTCGTTGCCGATAGTGATCGTAGCGATCAACCAACCAGGCTCTGTCGGGTGACGGGCTCAGTCCTTCGAGCAGGGCGCGGCTGTCGTCGACCTCCGGGTGCCCATCACCCAGCGCTTGGCGGCGGCGCTTGAGGACATTCCCGGCGCAGGACCGCGCCTCGGCGAGCTTGCCCCGCTCGACCAGCACGCGGCAGAGGTTGTGCTCGACGCGCACGGTGTTGGCGTGTTCTGCACCGAAAAGCTGCTGACGCAGCTGCAGCGATGCGCGCATGTTGCGCTCGGCGCCTTCGAGATCGCCGCGTACCTCCTGCAGCGCACCGAGATTGTTCAGCAGCAGCGCCGCATCGGAGGAGTCAGGATCGACCTGGCGCGTCATCTCAAGCGCTTCCAGGTAGTGCGCCTGCGCCTGGGCAAGGTTGCCCTGGCCAAACTCGTGGGCGGCGAGCTCGTTGAGCGCAGAGGCCGTTTCCAGGCTTCGGTCGCCATGCGCTTTGCGGCGTCCTTCGACCACGCGCTGCAGCCACTCGATGGCTTGGTCGTAGTCTCCGGCGCTCGCCAGCGCCTGACCCAGCACCATCATGGTGAGCAGCGTGCGCGGATCGTCGGCCCCATAGAGCGATGACTTGTCTTCGATGGCTTGCCGAAAACGACGGATCGCCAACGGCAAGTCGCCGCGCTTCTGGGCGACCCGCCCCATGTTGTGACGCGACGATGCCAGCGCCTCCAGATCCGGAGGCTGCTGCGCGCCGAAGATGGCCTCGGCGCGAAGAAACTGCGCTTCGGCTTCGTCCTCACGGTTTTGATTCTGCAACGCAACGCCCAGCGAATTCAGTGCATGCCCCACCGCCGGGGCATTGGGGCCCAGACTCGCCTCTCGCAAGGCCAATGCCTGCCGCGCGGAAGGTTCCGCCTCGACATTGTTTCCCTGTCGCGTCAGCGCCCGGGCGCGCTCATGCAGCAGTTCAGCCCGCATCAGCGGATCGGGTGGTTGAGTGGCCAGGCCGGCGTCGAACTGCGATACGGCTGCAGCGGGATCGCCTATGCCCGCAAGCAGCACGCCCATGGTGAGACGCAGCTGGGCGTCGATCGCGGCATCACCGCTGCGGTGCGTGGTCAGGCGCTCGGCCCCGCGTTCGAGCAGCGCGCGGGCGCTGACGTCGGCGTTGCGGGCGACGCGCGGGTCGGCACCGCTGAACAGGTCGGTCATCAGATCTGCCACCGCCTGCGCGGTGCGCGCCTTCTGCTGGGCCTCCTGCTCGGCTGCCAGCGCGCGTTGCAGTGATGCCTGCAGTTGTACGACGAAGAAGGCCGTGGCCAGCACCGCCGCGGCCGCCACCGTGACGCCCCATCGATGACGGCGCAGCCATTTGCGGCTGCGATAGCGAACGGTGTCGGGCATGGCCTGAACCTGCAGGCCTCGCTGCCAGCGCTGGATGTCCGCGGCCAGATCGCCCGCAGACCGATAGCGGCGTTCGGGCTCTTCCCGCACGGCCATGGCCACGATGCGATCGAGCTCGACGTTGATGGCGTCGGCGTCGCGGCGAACCCAGGGGAAGCTGGATGCACGGGCGATGTCGCCAGGTCGCGTTCTCGGTGTCTCGTCCTGCTCGCCACGCGCCGGTTCCCCGCACAACAGTTCGAACAGCAGCAAACCCAACGCATGCACGTCAGTCGCCACGGTGACCGGACGTCCGGCAATCTGTTCGGGCGCGGCGTAGGTCGGGGTGTAGACACGCGTAGAGGTCACCCGGTTGGCGTCCTCGGCGTCGAGCAGTTTGGCGATGCCGAAGTCGAGCAGAACGGGGCTGTCATCGCCTCGCACCAGCAGGTTGGCCGGCTTCAAATCGCGATGCACGACGAGGTTGGCGTGCGCGTGGTCAACCGCCCGCGCCAGCGCCGCAACCAGATCCAGCCGCTGCTGCAGACTGGGCTGACGTTTTTCCAGCCAGCTTGCCAGGGACTGGCCGTCCACGTACTCCATGACCAGATACGGTTGTCCCGCGACCGTGCCCGCATCGAGAAAACGCGCAATATTGGGGTGCTGCAGGCTGGCGAGCACGCTGCGTTCGCGCTGAAACAGATCGTTCGCGGTGGACTCACCGGCGCCGCGCACCAGCTTCAGGGCCACCTGCTGGCGCACCCCGTCGGCGTCGCGCTCGGCCAGATAGACCCAACCCATGCCACCCGCGCCGAGCAGGCGCAGCAAGCGATAAGGGCCGAGTTGACCGTGCACAGGTGGCGCGCCATCCAGGCTGCGCAGCAGGCGCTCGGCGACCGGGTCGTCGGCTTCACCGGATGTGCCTCCCGAGGGCAGCAGTTTGCGTAGCTGCTCGGCCAACTCAGGGTGCTGGGCATCGAGTTCCGCCAGCGCCGCGTGACGCTGATCGGGTGCCATCTCGATCAGACGATCGAAACTCTCGCGCAGCCCAGGCGCCGTTCCGCCGCTCACTCGCTTAACGCCTGACGCAGCCAGGCCTGGCCGAAGCGCAGGGCCCGAAACACGCTGGAAACCGAACACCCGAGCGCCTCGGCCACCTCTTCCCGCCCGAGTCCGCCGAAATAGGTCAGCTCGACGACTTTCGCCGAATCGGCGTCGACAGCCTCCAGCCGCTCCAGCGCCTGATGCAACTCGAGAATGCCGAGGTCGGCATCGGGGTCAACCAGTTCCTCACCCAGGGTCACCTGCACGAGGTCGCCGCCGCGTCGCTGCGATTGCCGGGCGCGGGCCTGGTCGACCAGCACGCTGCGCATGTGCAGCGCCGCGAAGGCGAAGAAATGGGCGCGGTCGCGCCAGTCCACATCGCCGCCCAGCATGCGCAGCATTGCCTCGTTCACCAGCGCGGTGGGCTGCAGGGTCACCTGCCGCTCACTGCGCAAACGGACTGCGGCGAGCTCACGCAGCTGCCCCTGCACGAGCACGGCCAGCTCATCGAGGGCCGCGCGATCGCCGGCTTTCCAGCGCTGCAGACATTGGGTGATGTCGACCGAAGATCGCATGGATCGCGCCAAAGCTTGCTCAGGAAAGAAGGCCCCATAAGCAGTCTAGCCCGACCAGAGACCCTCTGAACGAATTCCCGGCGCCATTGCAAGCCACCTTTTTCGGCCCGACACTGCCGACGGACCATGAACCAGCGGAACGGAAGTAGGCCGAGGGTGCCCCGCAGCGGCTCCCCGGCGCCTTTCGCATCACCGCCCGGAAAGCGCTACGCGCACTTCGGGCTACAAGAGCCGGCTCTTGCCGGAATATGGGAATTCAATGACCTGGGCGCGACACTGCGCCCCGGCCCTGAGCCAGAGCGAGAGGTAGCGCGGCTCCGGCGCGCGCTGAATCGGGATGTGCGCCAGAGCTGTTCGCGCCGGCGGCCGCGGCATGCCCTGGCAGGCACGAACCGGCCTTGAGGAGGGACGCGCGCCTGCGCGGCCGCTCTTGATCGCCGCCCAGCGCAGCGCGGCGCCCTCCACAACAGCGACCCGAACCCCCGGTGCCCGGCGCCGGAATGCGGTAGTTCAGACGCCCCGGGAGCGAAGTTCGGGCCCGCCCAGCCCCAATCCCCACGTCCTTGACCGATTTTCGCGCGAACCTGCGCTTGGCATCCGGGAACCCCTCATGACCGGGAACCTGCCATGTCCGAACGCCCCCACACCCACGCATCGAAGACCCGTCAGATCTGGCTGGCCTTCGTCGCCCTTCTGCTGCAGGGCCTGGCCGGCACGGCCTGGGCCTTGAACGACTACCCTCGCAATGATCTGTGGATCACCGACGGCCGCATCGAAGCCGTGGCCCGATCGGCCGACACGATCTACCTTGGCGGCACCTTCAACACCGTCGCGCCGTTCACGGGCTCGGCCCTGCTGATGGATGCCGCCAGCGGCGTGCCGAATCCGCGTCTGTCGAAGGTCAAGGGCATCGCCGTGCACGCCGCGGTGTCGGATGGCGCCGGCGGCTGGTATCTCGGCGGACGCTTCGAGTTCGTCGACGATGTCGCGACCGCACCACTGGTGCACATCCTGCCCAATGGCCGGCTGGACCCCGACTTTTCGTTCTCGTTCGGAATCGGCCAGGTCGGCACCACCATCGTGCGGGGTCTCGAGTTGTCCCCAAGCGGCGTGCTCTACGTGGTCGGCGAGTTCGGCGCAATCGACGGCCAGCCGCGCTCCAACGCCGCAGCCATCGACACGACGACAGGATCGCTCACGCCCTGGGCACCGGCCGTTGCATCATTCCAGGTGAATGCCGTTTTGCTCTCGGGCACCACCGTGTTCCTGGGCGCTGGCGGCCTGGTCGCGGCCGATGCCATGACCGGAGCCGTGCAGACGCTCGACGGCGGCTTCACGGTCGAAGCCATCGCCGCCAACGACGCCGGCACCACCGTGTACTACGGCGGCAGCGTCCTCAAGGCCTACGACCTCACGACCCAGCAGGTCGTGTTTGCCTGGAACCCCGCACCCGACGGTATGGTGCGCGCGCTGCAGATTTCCGGCAGCACGGTGTACGTGGGCGGCGACTTCACCACGATCGGCGGCCAGTCCCGACCCTATCTCGCCGCCGTCAACGCCAACACCGGCA from Rhodanobacteraceae bacterium includes these protein-coding regions:
- a CDS encoding serine/threonine protein kinase codes for the protein MSGGTAPGLRESFDRLIEMAPDQRHAALAELDAQHPELAEQLRKLLPSGGTSGEADDPVAERLLRSLDGAPPVHGQLGPYRLLRLLGAGGMGWVYLAERDADGVRQQVALKLVRGAGESTANDLFQRERSVLASLQHPNIARFLDAGTVAGQPYLVMEYVDGQSLASWLEKRQPSLQQRLDLVAALARAVDHAHANLVVHRDLKPANLLVRGDDSPVLLDFGIAKLLDAEDANRVTSTRVYTPTYAAPEQIAGRPVTVATDVHALGLLLFELLCGEPARGEQDETPRTRPGDIARASSFPWVRRDADAINVELDRIVAMAVREEPERRYRSAGDLAADIQRWQRGLQVQAMPDTVRYRSRKWLRRHRWGVTVAAAAVLATAFFVVQLQASLQRALAAEQEAQQKARTAQAVADLMTDLFSGADPRVARNADVSARALLERGAERLTTHRSGDAAIDAQLRLTMGVLLAGIGDPAAAVSQFDAGLATQPPDPLMRAELLHERARALTRQGNNVEAEPSARQALALREASLGPNAPAVGHALNSLGVALQNQNREDEAEAQFLRAEAIFGAQQPPDLEALASSRHNMGRVAQKRGDLPLAIRRFRQAIEDKSSLYGADDPRTLLTMMVLGQALASAGDYDQAIEWLQRVVEGRRKAHGDRSLETASALNELAAHEFGQGNLAQAQAHYLEALEMTRQVDPDSSDAALLLNNLGALQEVRGDLEGAERNMRASLQLRQQLFGAEHANTVRVEHNLCRVLVERGKLAEARSCAGNVLKRRRQALGDGHPEVDDSRALLEGLSPSPDRAWLVDRYDHYRQRGAADIARTMRFAWLLASSEGDADDLGRLTSLAQSLRQYQGTRSIRAALTELQLARLATQLGRADVAVQALSRGEAVLDDALVPQSPDRKLMGELRAALAAPARAK
- a CDS encoding sigma-70 family RNA polymerase sigma factor, with the protein product MRSSVDITQCLQRWKAGDRAALDELAVLVQGQLRELAAVRLRSERQVTLQPTALVNEAMLRMLGGDVDWRDRAHFFAFAALHMRSVLVDQARARQSQRRGGDLVQVTLGEELVDPDADLGILELHQALERLEAVDADSAKVVELTYFGGLGREEVAEALGCSVSSVFRALRFGQAWLRQALSE